ACTCTTGTCATTGTAAAAATTTTCCTTTGCAATGGGAATAATTTTCTTACCAGGCTTCATGAATAAAAGTAAGGCATATGATTTTGGTTGTTAATGGttaatttcattttcaggaaggtaTCATGCAGAAGTGACCAGCAAAATGAAGGGCATCAGTGAGAAGATCCGTATATTGAAAACTCCAGAAAGGGAAGGCCTTATCAGAGCTAGGGTTTTTGGGGCAAGGCATGCAAGTGGTCAGGTATGTCAGTGCTGAATGAATTCTCACTGTTTTGTTTACACAATTAAGGATGGTATTGGTGTAACACCTCTAAACAGTGTTGAAGGGTAGCACACTGTATAATATCTTATGATGAAGGAACCAAAATATAGTAATCCAAGAAGTTAATAGTCTTGTGATGCCTTTGAAACTAATGTTACttgaaaagaaaatgttcttGCACAAGTATACAAATTGCGAGATATTTTCTAGATCAAAAGTGAAAGTGTGTGCTATGAACCcagtttgtttttatgatttgttAGACTTTAGcaaatttattacatttacaaTTACTTTGCTAATGATTGACCATTAATGCAAGATAGTAGAATGGACGTATGGGCCGAGTTTCTCCTACTGAATTACTATAGgatatgtatacacataaattTCAGTTGACTTGTCATACCTTAGTAATCTGGAGTTGGATTGTTagtatattcattaattattttacagataaaaaGGGTATTTTGAGGAAATTACTATGTTTGAATATCACCACAATAAATGTGGGTCAGTGAATTACATCACCACAGAGTATTAATGGTCATGTAATTTCAGGTACTGCTCTTTTTAGACAGTCATGTAGAGGTCAATGTTGGCTGGATAGAACCATTGTTGGCAAGAGTGAAAGAAAATCGAACTCATGTCGTCACCCCCATCATTGACGTTATTTCGCCGGACACATTTCAGGCGAGTATCTAGCTTGCTTGCTCCTGTAAGAGGGGCATGGTCAATATAGTGTGTTTTGCATGGGATTAATTTGTCATTTACTTCTTTATCCATTCCTTTgatcttttatcatttatttttccagTGTTTTTACCTTTCACCTTGCTTTCATTTTTACCTGTTgcccaaaaataattatttttgtatgttctaAGGGTTTTGCAAGGCCATTATCTTAGCCATTTCAATCCAGTGACAAAATGGATTTGCTCTTTAAGGCTAGGTGAAAATTACAGCAATGCAAATGTAAGGAAGTTGGACTGCTAAGTAGGAAGAGACTGAAGGGAATGGATTAAAAGTATAACACAGAAGGCAGTGCCACTGTTGTTGAGGGGACAATGCCAAGATCCTCTAGTACCAAGTGTGTGGTAGAGTTTAGAATGGAATGTAATGTTAATATCaagatttttcaagtttttttcaaaattatggtATGTATGCTATTAAAGACAAAAAGTCTTTTTTGTTAATCTTgcacaattttcttttttctgcagtACACTGCATCTCCCCTTGTCCGTGGTGGCTTTAACTGGGGTCTTCATTTCAAGTGGGATAGCATCCCACAGTCATACTTTAATGATAAAAGTAATTTTGCAAAGCCTATCAGGTAAGATTCAGCTTTTTGTTTTATGCACCTTtgcatttaatttccattttactAGATAAGTGTAGTAGTTGATAGTTGTTAATGATACTAACAAGTCTTTCCCAGCATTCCTTGAGAGTTACACACTGGTGTTTTTAAGTAGTTTAACTAAAACCACTCAAGAATATAATAATGcactaaaaatattaaaagaaggtTCTTAGTGTTATGTTATCTTTAGTGACAgctgtgataagaattcattgCTTCACTGAACCCTTTTATTTGCATTGGTTGTTTTAGTTTTcccattttactttttatttataattaattgctGTTAGTGTTCATGATTTTCTCCTTTCCAGGTCACCAACAATGGCAGGTGGACTTTTTGCTATTGACCGTAATTACTTTATTGAACTAGGAGAATATGATATGGGAATGGATGTTTGGGGAGGAGAAAATTTAGAGATGTCTTTTCGGGTGAGTTTGGTTTCTCATTTTATGGAAAGTGGTGGTTTCAGTATCTGTAACCAAAGTTACTACGTACATACCTTAAGAGACAGTAATTGGCTCATCATGGATAATTCTAGTGATTATGGTGTTTCTTAGGATATAGTGTAACATTTGACTAACCAAACCATATAAATGTAAAGATTTTGACTAGCCATATACATAGCTGGCTAACCCTGCGAGAGCCAAGAATCAAAGCCAAGTTATTAGATTAAATACCTTGTGATCATCATGTCTGATGTATTTGCAGGGCATACAGTTTCATATGGTAGTTCATGTTCCACTATTAATACAATTTAATCTCTATAGGAAAGCAGCCTTAAAAATTCATGCTTGAGAATAGTTAAGTACTTTAGCATTTCACTTCAAAGAGGAACCTTGCCTATAAGGTTTCTGAAAGCTAAGGGAATATATCCAGTCCTTTAAGTTCTCAACAGATTCAAGTGTTACAGGATTTAAAGATATTGGGataatgaaaacttttgaatTGATTGAAATTAAAGATGCTAAGGCCCTCATTAAATGTTGTTAAGCCATTTCTatggtcttttgatgaggaaaaggctaattggaggggttgctgtggtagtgtttaacactcgccccagttttataccgacaccttttatataggtgagcgagtcagaggcttctgacatgtccaatttagcagttctctggtattatagcaatattttattagaaatagtgctaaagcagacatatttcactgggcgacacggcttcctcgcccagaaatagatttttcctacgtcaaaatcccttttttacttTGATGACAATAGTgcaatatattcttatatcttgCAATAATGCTTTCAGTAGATTTTAGAAAATTTCTTAGACAGAACACAGTACTTATAGTTCTGTTCtctctcctattattattatttaagtaggCATCATTGTTTAAAATCTTAAGAGTGACATGTGATATTAAGTCATTTTTCTCTCCCATGAAGATATGGACCTGTGGGGGCAATCTGGAAATAATACCATGTTCTCGAGTTGGTCACATCTTTAGGAGAAGGCGTCCTTATGGTGGTCCTGGAGGACAGGACTctcttttaagaaattctttaagAGTGGCACATGTATGGATGGATGAATTCAAGGTAAAGTTAATGATGCTAAAGGAAATTACTCATTTATATCCTAACCGTGGTTTTGTTctataattatttattgatttttattagcATCACAATCATTTATAACAGATGATAAAATAGTTCGGTCAcatttgataatattattaagtTTCAGATGATTACTTTGATTAGATACCAAGTAGAACCTTATAACAACACTAATAATGTATTATGGTTATGGTTTGTGTTAACATGTGACATTCTTCATTGTTGTAGTTGTCCCAACAGATGTGTAGTACTATGTTACAAAGGAAAAGTCATAAACATTCATTCTTGAAATtctagagattattattattcagaagaggaaacTTATTcttatggaataagcccacatggaccattgacttgagattcaagcttccaaagtatatggtgttcattatgaaGGTGACCATAAAATTCATTTGAATGAGTTTGATAGGGTAATAAGAATGTTATTTGAAAGCAAACCTTGTGTCATGGGAAGGACGGCATACGAGTGCACAAAACTCCACCAGAAGGAACAAGTCGAGAACAAGAACCCAAGCTGCATCCAAAGATTTACAGAGGCATGGTTCTTGAAAACATCCTATTTGCATCTATGCCACAAAGTAGTGATGCaagtaattaatatattatttgatgTTAAGAGTAACATGAAGTTTCAAAAAGTAACATTAGGTAGTATGTATTCAGAATGTGTAGACATTCTTCAATATGCCAAAGGAAGCCATCAGCTTGTCAAGCAAGTTTTCCCCAGCAAAGAATACtcatttactaaaaagaaaaaacaaaaggctGGAAAATTACTGTTTATAGTACTATACTGTACTGTATCAGTGAATATGGAACAGCTGAATAACGAAAATTACAGCAACAGGATGGTGGTGGAAGAATTGTATTAGAAACCATATCCCTTGCAAATCCTGTAGAAACATGTCAAGTAGATAATATAACAACGAGATTGAAGTATACTGTTGTATCTGGTAGGTCATCAATTAATTTGCAAACTACTTCCAAAGGTTATAAAGAATGTTGATCTCATTTATTGGTTTTGAGAAATTATGTGATAGGGAATTTTCAGCATTTGTAAAATGAGCAATGGAAAACACCACTTTATTACAATACTGTACGAACAACAAGCTCGGTGAATTTCATACAAAGAACATTCTTTTATGGCATCTCTCATATGTGATCTCATGgtaatattttttcaacttttgataATCATGCTTTGGAGTGTTTTCTATTTTTACACGAAAAAGATTTTAATGAGaagttagaaaaataaatcaGTACATACTGTAATATCTTGATCTTTAATCATAGTGACAGAAAATCTCCTTGaaataccttttatttatacaGAAGAAATAATCGAATTATACACAGCAAACTATGCATCATTATGAATGCTTTAACATATCGTGTGTTTTTAGGAAATTTATTACATATACGTATTCACCTTCAGTCCCTTACTCAAAAGAGGATTTtcatttcaggagaacttcttcCGTATTCGACCTGATGCAAGAAAAGTTGAATATGGAGATGTCTCTGACAGAGTTAAACTAAGATCCGACTTGAAGTGCAAGCCCTTTGCttggtatttgaaaaatatttatccaGAACTGCCTGGACCTGGTGAagaaaataaagcagaaaatgAAGTTGGGTTAGTAGGAGCTGGGAAGAGGCAGTTCCTTCCTTGGAACAAACGTTTGCGGAATTATACTAATAAGTGGCAGGTGAGAAACAAGAATCCTCATTGTCTATTTTCTATAATGAGCATTATCCCCAAGTTTCAATCTTTAGCCAATAACTCATGCTGAGAAACTTTAGTGAGGCatcattgaataaataataaacctCTTTAATTCAAGAACTTAATTCTTAAAAGGAAGCAGTCATTTATATTTGCAGGTTGCTCTGTGAAGAGATCAGTGAAGGAGACAGTAGTCAAGGAGGACTATTTTCAGAAAAGCTATGTTAGATGTTTTTAAACTTCAGTTATGTTTCACTATGCCTTATAAGCAGTGAAGTTTATGATAATTCCAATACTGATATGGTAAATTCTCACCACTTAGTCTCTTAAAGCAGTATATTGCACACCATCAGaaacatttttaacttcccaGTATGGCTAGTCAAGTTAGGTAGTTGGTTCTTTTAGTAATCTGGCTTCAATTTTTCATCATACTGAATATGCAATTGGATTACCCAAATAGTCCCAACCAGAAGAGCATTGGAGTAATATTTTGCTTTGTTATAATCTTTGTCAGCAGGATCTAGTGAAATGGGTACATTCAGAAGAGTTCACAGGCACACAGTTTAAAATTTGCATGTGATACAGATAAAGTTCTACTGACACTTGAGTGATGCCTCCAAGTAATCAAAActttttcttatttagaaaaataatgctAATACAGTACAATATACAATCGCTAGGAAATGAGTCATAGGTTTTGATTTGGTTTTGACTTTTTCCCCAGATAAGATTGACAGGAACTAAACTTTGCATCGAGTCAGAAGGAGACCCATCAGTGAAAGGTTCAAGATTAGTTCTTTCCGAATGTGCCGAGGTGGACCGTCAGATTTTTTACCAGACAGACCACAATGAGTTAGTCATTGCAAAGTTACTCTGCCTAGAAGCTTCAGAACGATTGCCTCATTTAGGCAAGTGCCACGAAATGGGTGGATCACAAGAGTGGAAGATTAGTGAACaggtatttttaaatattttaaaatatttttagaagTATTCTCCACAGTTTCAAATTTATCAAAGGCTAGAAAAGCTGTTGGAGGTTCTCCTAATCAACTGGGACTTAGCAGTTGACAAGGACATTGTTGCTCTCATATTTATCAAATATCAAAggagataaaaatgttatgcattaATGATTGTTACTTAAAATAGTCAACATCCCTTTTGCAGTAACCCCTTCTACTTAAACAGTGTACTACTGTATATGATGCATATTTGAATCACTATACTaagagattaataaaaaatacatttaatttcttatatggcattataattaaaaaataatcatagtaaTGCAGCTGAAATGTACATAAATCTCAAGTTGAGGTCCATTACGTTGAGCTGTGTTACCATGCTGTTAGCTTTTAGCTCAATAATATAGAGGCTGCATCTGACAGCTGTTAATATCCCCCATACATTGCTATTCACCCCTATAGTATTAGTGTACATGTTTGGATGCTAATATAGTActacttttcctttcattttttcatccattttgaaaatttttccgTATAGCAATGTATGTGTACAAGTCCTgttcaggttttttatttttatcaagtcCTGCtccagtttcttatttttattattcaaccACTGCTAATCCTTgggaataatcttttattccaGAATAGCGGGATAGGATGTATCACATAGGTTCACATAATCTTTTGTAAGGTATAGTAATgtgaatatttcattttcacaGATGGGTATTGCCCTCTACAACATGGCTATAGGACTATGTGTGGCTGTCCAAGAAAAAAGATCAGGAGCAGTGGTTGTCATGGCGATGTGCACCACGCCAGACTTGGCAACCTGGGATTTAGTTGATGTTGTTTGAAATATTCATTAGATTCTGTGTTATTTCATTGGGCTACTACTGCCATTATTCAATTGGACACAATTCAGTACAAATTCATTTTTCAGTGTTCTGTGAATTTTGTATATCTGTGATATGGGTCATTAGCAAGGCAGATTGTCTCAAATGAGGAAAATCTTCTGTTGGACTTTATAATTTTTGATGGATTTTTATACAGTATTTTTAGCATCAGTTATTTGTGCTTAGGTAATTGATAGCTAAGTCCATTCAGATAAGCATGTGATCATGGTTACTttactatatgtactgtataatgtctgctttaaatttttttctcaaagTACCTCAGTGATTGATATTACTGAATTAGTACCCTAATGATTATTAAGACTAGTTTTTGTAGTACAGTACCATTTTAACTGGTAGCTTCGCCCATTAGTACCTTTGATAGAATTACTTTTATTAGTGCCTTGGTTACTGATAGTTTTAAGTCTGATAATGATTATACCATGGGaaggtatatattttatttagcaaATAGAAGTCACTTATTTTAAGTTCTGTTCCATTTTATCTGATATTTTTCCATACTCATTTCATTTTGGAgagttttgaatttatttatttgactaaTTTTATGTGCAGCTGTTTTTATTCAGGTACCTCTTAACTATACATTACACTTATTCTATTATGTTATTCTATTAAGAGTTATAATTTCATAACTATTTTTGCGTGAGACTTGGATGTTTgtttccaaaattattttgtttaatgacTTCAATATGGTTGGAACAAGAGGCCTAGAAAAATTTTGCGCTTATGTTTGGTCCTGGTATTCCAGCACAGCGCTAACTTGTGATTAATCAATTTTGTGCTGTAATTTATTACCATGATTTGCCTTTAGCTTTTACCAATAAGCATTGTGAAGGATCAACAGAAGTCTTCCTTTAAGTAAATGACAAGTGATTAAGACATTGTAGACAAATAAGAGATTTACCTGTAGTagaatttaaatttaaactttaCTAGAATGAGAACTTAATGTATAGTCAATTGGAGATTTAACAAATTCAGATAACTGAGTTGACTTACAAACTCATCATTTACTTAGCCCCATTTAGAGGTTTTCATGAACCCTAGACACTCCACTCTTTAACATAAAGAGAAAACATATGCTGGTTAGCTGGGAGCATCACACACTTTCGCCTTTGTAGCCTCTGTTTAAGGACGAAAAGATTAGTCTAGTGTCTCATTGCTGTCATCAAGCTTTTTCCTAGATATGTAGGCTTAGTTGGTCTACCTTTTTTATTCTTGCCTGGGTTTCTTATTGGTTTTACCTTCTGTTTTGtgctttaatatttataagaATTCCAAGTATTTAAAGTGGTGTTAAGTGATTACCATATTTTTGCCTTCTTCCATTACTTAGTTACCAGCTAGTCATGCTTATTCTTGTTGGCTGGTTTTCACCAGGTCTCATATTGTAATCACGGCCAGTTGTCAACTTATGCATAATTTACTTTTAGGAATTTGTAGGAATTTGAACAAATGAGTTTGAAAAATATCAAGAAACAAAATCAAGTTAAATGCCAAGATGCCAAAAAAATGCTGTTGTCCAAGTATTGgacaaaattttcaagaatgaAGTGATTAGTAAGCCTACAGTGTAGCATGATGCTGCATTTGGTATGCCTGCATAACTGATCCTGGGCAGCATTGCATCATTCTTTGTCCGACTCTTGTCTGAGTAGTGGAACAAAGACTATTTACATCCAAGTGTTGTACACCTTTTGTTTTGGTGGAAATACCTTGCACCTAACTCTTtagataagaaaatgaaaaagtcagATCTTTCGTGTTCAATCTTGAAAATTAGCTTTGTGGACCATAAgtggagaaaaaattaatattctacACAGTAAAGCTACGTGCCAAAACAGAGCATCAATGGTGgcgccaaaaaaaatatatatatatattgcagaaatGCATCCCTGTTGATGGTAGTGTTGTGCATGAAAAAGCACATAGTACATGGTATGAAGAGTGTAATGAGAGGGTTGAGGGAAGCTAGAGGAAGGAGTTTAAGCTAATACAGGAGCCTTTGGTGCTTGAGGATCCCAACCCCTCAAGCCTTAAGTTCCTCAACTCCTATTATTGGGCCTCCTTCACCACATCAGCCAATGTAAATGAATCTTGGTTCTTCCATCATAGAGGATCCTTCTAACATCCTATCACAGGGTTCAAGTTTTCCCAATTTATTATAGCTAGCTAACTTAATTTCAGCTACACTGCCACCAGACTTATCAAGGACTGTCAACCCTCAGATGCATGAATCAtcctgattattattgttatattaatattattattcagaagatgaaccctgtacATATGGAACAACTCCACaagtaataagaaaaaggaaaaactattttctttttcttccatcaccAGACCATTTAACAGCCTAATGTTGAAGGCAGATCTGCTCTTTCTACAGGTTGCCTTTAGTGCTCAACCAGATATTCACTTCATTACCCTCTTTAAATATCAGGGGAGGATGGCTAGAGGTTTTAATTTAGAGTAGCATGCAGGTCATACTTGTTCTTCCTTTATATACATTCTTCCTTTACTGTTCTTTCTCAAAGAAATCTTGGATGGCCATGCAAAGTTGTCATCTTCATGACCTCTTGACCTCATGGTGAGGCAGTACTTGTCCCAGACACTGCCTTTGGATCTTTTTAGCACAGCAACAATGATGACATACCTCAGCTTCAAGTAGGTAGGTCTTGTCTCTTCATAGGCATACTCCTTCATGCTTTTATGTACTGTACCCGAGTTAGCTACAATAAGTATTTTGCAGCCAGTGCTTCGGTAAGTCCATCCTTTTGAAATCGATGTTCTTGTATCTCGGCATTCTGCATTAGCCTTCTTATTTTACTGCACGCACAGTTCTTACTAACCTATTAATCATAAAGTAGCTTTACTCTATACAAGTGGATCCAGCCATTCCAACTTGAACaattttgctacaagaaacatcTTAcccatacagtggtacctcgacatacgaaaatagttcaggatacgaaaggttgttgctgtaaagtcccgagattttcccggaccaccgataacaattttaaaactcacgcgctGCCAACTGTGTAGActagccaccatcctcctgctctcccattggttcctgatgctagtcaccgccataagatcctgctctcctattagtcagcatctctcccatcatgcatctacgtagcggcgtgctttttcggccactcggtagcagcgtCACTTCTATAAGTACGCCAAATTCGTTCAACCTATACGAtttagtttattaacgtaaattcattagtgatttcattgtagtactactttatcatgttgtgtgagaagtttagtacatacgtatacgtacagtatatacgtagtcatgggtcccaagaaagttgaagttcacggaaagaagaggatgctttctttggagacaaagatggagataatcaagaagtgtgaagctggcatgcgattgagtgtaattgctaaggaatatggctgaaatccgtcgacgataggcaccatccttaagcagaaggaagccatcaaagcagccaCACCTTCCAAGGgtatgactattttgtctagcaagaggagccacgtgcatgacgaGCTGGAAAgactgcttcttgtctggataaaagacaaagaaatcgctggcgatacgataaccgagaatgcaatctgccacaaggccaagtgctattttcggcgatttgattgcccaggctgaagacgacggaggagaagggacattgacgccaaccccagactgcaaggcttctcatgggtggttcgaaaaattccgtaaacggacttgcatccattcggtggtgcggcatggggaggcggccagctcggacacaaaagcggctgaagcctttattaagacgttcgacgagatgatgatcaaggaaggctacagttctcagcaagtcttcaactgtgatcagactggccttttttggaaaaaatgcctcgtcagacatacatcacgcaggaagagaagaaactacccgggcataagcctatgaaagacaggcttacgcttgcactttgttcgaacgccagtggggattgcaaggtgaagcccctacttgtgtatcattcggagactcctcgagccttcaaggcccacaaaatgctaaaggagaagcttccagtgatgtggagggctaatgcgaaagcctgggtaacaagacttgtTCACCGAGaaggtaaatctgtgtttcggcccgacagcgAAGAAATTCTtcgaagagaagcacctccctctgacatgtctgctgttgttggacaatgcccctgctcaccctcctggcctcgaggaagatatcttagcggagtattcttttatcaaggttctttatcttctgcctaacaccacccctctcctccagcccatggaccagcaagtgatatcgaacttcaagaagctgtatatgaaacatttcaagagatgttttgacatcaccgatatcacaaacctcaccttgcgtgaattttggaaggagcatttcgatgttgtgatatgcatccgactcatagatcaagcttggcaggaggtttcgaggcaaaccttgaattctttgtggaggaaactctggcttgatgccgtatctgcccgagactttgagggattcgacgtgggcgaagctggtgcagattcagggtacagttgacgatcctgaaactgttttgcaaccagatcttgaggagatcgttgcactcagcaagtccatagggctggtcgtcgacgaggacgacatcaatgaccttctcgaggagcaccaagaggagcttacaacggatgacctgaaggagttagaggccatgcaacataacatcgttcaagaagagttctctagcagcggcgaggaggaggaggactaccctatgacaacggcagtaattaaggatgctctagctgcttttcataaggtgcaatcatttgtagaaaagagacaccccgaaaaggctttcacaggtcgtatgcttgcgcagttcgatgaagtttgcccgagtcgtttcaggaacattgtgaaaagtaggcagaagcaatcttccttggatagttattttttaaagaggcctttagtagaagtaagcaaaaaggaagatccagttgatactacgaaaaaacaaagttgaaagtggtgaagaaattgaaattttgtaaaaaaaaaaaaaaaaaaaaaaacgcaaagtataaaaaagtaaaaaaaatgtaaaaataaaaaaaagaaataaaaatttaactttaagttttgcaaagttaagtgttacggttttgttaatgtgttttgtaaagtttagtttatgtttcctgatatttttaatgtgtttcgttaagttaAATGTACGTACtatgtaacaaattttctgctgtttgtcctcctcctctgtcgccacttttggagatagcctcactcgaaaggtaaggctccacattttactacatacgtacgtatgtacgtacagtatttcttgtataccatgtacactaatacactttatttacaggtacatattagtagtacgtattaagttaggtattgaatggtcaaaattgttgtagtatttcattgtttattggtcaatttagctttattataaaatttactggggtgtttttgtagggcttggaacggattaggcaatTTATGTACATGTAAAATGCCGTTCAAGATACgtaaagctcaggttacgaaggccgcctcggaacggattaatttcgtatgtcgaggtaccactgtatttcatCTCCAAAGTTACAGCGGGTCCTTTCTGTTAAATCTTAATTCCATATTAAAGCCCTCATTCCAATTCACTAATTCTAGTTTTTTCCCTGCAGGGCAATCCTCCCCTCCAAATTGCAATTTGGGTTAATGTAAACAAGAGGGCTTGGAAATCAaacaaattgattttttttacagtcATTTTAAATTATAGTCCTTCCTCCCAGTTGCACTCTTTTCCAGAGCAATAATCTAGACTACATGGGAAAGAAAGACTCTTGCCTTCATGGAACCCAGGGCCCATAAATGGGAATGTGTGCCGCTGTGGTTGCTGCCAGCCAGTCGGCTCAACATCATCCTTTACATAGTATTCAGGAATGGAGTATCTATGGTTTTTTAGACCACGAATGGGGCTacagtaaataaaggttttgtattgaaaaatcaaattttgttttaaaaagttatttacattgtAGTGAAGTCAAAAATTTAACAAAGTGCAGTAACATGAAAATTGAATAGATTGTAGTTGAATGGATATAAAACAATGTAGTCGAATGCAGCTTTGAACAAAATGCAGCTAAATAGGATTAAAAACAAGACACTGAAGGAAATTAGCTGTAAGTTAATAGTTTTAATGTCTCAACTAATTAAGTTTCATCTTCACCATCTCATTTTGTCCATTGAAGGTTTGTATAATTTAACAATGCACATGGATCACAGATAGCATCACCTTGAGTGTCACATTTTACGAGTGTAGAATGAGTTGTACATAACCCAGAAATTCcatgttcatattttattttagtgattgAGAAACATTTGACTCATATCACCTGTCCATTTGTGTAATACGTATGGCTATCAGGAAGGGACTGTGTaatgatgtttatttattatcaCTAGTTTATCAAGACGCAGAGTCATGTCTTGAGATTCTCATAGGCCTTGTTGTGTGATGTgaatgtgataaaaatatatttatatacatatatatatgtaaaagatatGCAAAAACCCTTTTTAGCATTTATCATAATTCTGATTGCTTGTCATATTTTGCAGTATGCAGCACAGATGTAATCAGTTTCTCAGTTGTGATTACATAACTAGGTCAGAGGGGACTT
The DNA window shown above is from Macrobrachium nipponense isolate FS-2020 chromosome 30, ASM1510439v2, whole genome shotgun sequence and carries:
- the LOC135202490 gene encoding polypeptide N-acetylgalactosaminyltransferase 11-like — protein: MGSLRKNSFLMGVVAASFTWIIILYLYFTLIQETKLTQSSSEKQGKGFSFSGPEDVLMETSKSQEKLQGPENELSFRPLRNDIDLKSADKIKDRDFTNQKRYDDSFVKQKKYRNQLMLKGEHALQQEVKKKAQPEIPEDQAILAELGLVKTKEDQQEKEQGYRLHAFNTLVSTRLSLHRPIPDTRDKRCKDIVYPTVLPPASVIVCFYREDLSALLRTVYSVLDRTPADYLHELLLIDDTDEGRYHAEVTSKMKGISEKIRILKTPEREGLIRARVFGARHASGQVLLFLDSHVEVNVGWIEPLLARVKENRTHVVTPIIDVISPDTFQYTASPLVRGGFNWGLHFKWDSIPQSYFNDKSNFAKPIRSPTMAGGLFAIDRNYFIELGEYDMGMDVWGGENLEMSFRIWTCGGNLEIIPCSRVGHIFRRRRPYGGPGGQDSLLRNSLRVAHVWMDEFKENFFRIRPDARKVEYGDVSDRVKLRSDLKCKPFAWYLKNIYPELPGPGEENKAENEVGLVGAGKRQFLPWNKRLRNYTNKWQIRLTGTKLCIESEGDPSVKGSRLVLSECAEVDRQIFYQTDHNELVIAKLLCLEASERLPHLGKCHEMGGSQEWKISEQMGIALYNMAIGLCVAVQEKRSGAVVVMAMCTTPDLATWDLVDVV